TCAGCCGTCGGCGGAGCTGCGCTTGGGAGTCAGCGGCCAGTCCTCGGGGTACAGGTGGGCCAGTTCTTCGTGCTGGGCGTACAGCTTGCGGCGCATCCGGTTCGACAGCCGATCGCCGAAGACCGTCCCGTTGAGGTGGTCGGTCTCGTGCTGCAGGCAGCGAGCCAGCAGGCCGGTGCCGTGCACAGTCACCGGCTCGCCGAACGGGTCGACCCCGGTGACGGTGGCGTGATCGGGACGGGCCAGCGGCTGGTAGCCGCCGGGCAGCGAGAGGCAGCCCTCTTCCGTGGACTCCAGATTGCGGTCATCGCCCTCGGGGAGGGTGAGCACCGGGTTGCAGATGGCACCGACCTGGTTGATCTCGTTCTCGTCGGGACAGTCGTAGACGAACAGGGCCAGATCCACGCCGACCTGGGTGGCGGCCAGCCCGACTCCGCGGGCGGCGTCCATGGTGGCGAACATGTCCCGAACCAGTTCCTGCAGTTCCGGACCGAACTCGGTGATCTGGCGGGTGACCGCGTGCATCACCGGTTCGCCCCAGCGCGTCACTCGCAGCAGCTTGCCCCCGGTGGTCAGTTCCTCGATGCCCATACGCTCCTCTTCACTTCCGCCGAGTCATCATAGGACGCCCAGCGCGCCCGCTTGCACTCAGCAGCGGACCGGGTGACGCTGGCCGGGTGAAGTCAGTCGAGCCGGTGGAACTCGATCCGGCGGTCGAGGCGCTGCTGGACGACTTCGCCCAGCACCTGACCAAGGAGCGGGGTTGCTCCGCGCACACCGTCCGGGCCTACACCGGCGATCTCACCCAGCTGTTCGGCCACCTGGCGCGGACCGACGGGCCGCCACCGGGCCAGGCGACATTGCGCGACCTGCGCACCTGGTTGGCCAACCAACATGCCACCGGAGCCGACCGCTCGACCCTGCAACGACGAGCGGCTGCGGTGCGGACCTTCTTCGCCTGGGCCGAGCACACCGGGCGAATCACCACAGATCCGGCCCGCGGCCTGCGCTCGCCCAAGGTCGACCGGCGGCTCCCGCCGACTCTGGAGATCGATCACGCCCGGCGGGTGCTCGACGACCTGGCCGCTGCGGCTGCGGCGGCCGAGGATCCGGCCGAGCGGGCCGCGGCACTGCGGGACTCGGCGATCCTGGAGGTGCTCTACTCCACGGGGATCCGGGTCTCCGAGCTGTGTGGGCTGGATCTGTCCGACCAGGACACCGAACGAGAACTGCTTCGCGTGCTGGGCAAGGGCGGCAAACAGCGGGTGGTGCCGCTGGGTGGTCCGGCCCGGCGCAGCCTGGACGCGTGGCTGGGCGTCCGCGAGCTGCTGGCGGCACCGGGGGCCGGCTCGGCGATCTTCGTGGGCGATCGTGGCGGACGGATCGATCCGCGGGTGGTCCGCCGGATCGTCCACCGTGCGCTGGCTCGCATCCCCGAGGCTCCCGACCTCGGTCCGCACGGCTTGCGTCACGCCATGGCCACCCATCTGCTCGAGGGTGGCGCGGATCTGCGCTCGGTGCAGGAGTTGCTCGGCCACTCGTCGCTGGCCACCACTCAGCTGTACACCCACGTCACCACGGAGAGGCTCCGTAAGGCCTACCAGCAGGCCCACCCGCGGGCGTGAGTTCGGCCCAGGTCGGCTCCGGCCCGGACACCTCGTCGAAGGTGGAGCTCGGGAGCAGCCGTATCGGCCCCGGATCCAGGAGCCACAGTGGGTTGAGGTACTGCTCGCCGCGGCGCAGCCCCCAGTGCAGGCAGTCACCGCCGGTGCACGGATGTCCGGCTTGCAGCGTCCCGATCACCTCACCGGTGCCGACCATGGTGCCCACCGAGACCCGTGCGGTGACCGGCTCGTAGGTGGTGCGCAGAGCCCCGTGCGAGACGACCACCACCCCGCGGCCGGCCAGCTCGGCCGCGAAAGTGACCCGTCCGGCCAGGGCGGCCCGCACCGGCGTCCCCGCAGGGTTTCGCAGGTCGACGCCGCGGTGACCGGACAGCCAGGGACGATCCGGCGGATCGAACCCGCGCGCCACCGGACCCGGTACCGGCAACACCGCACTGGCGGCGGCCGCCGGTGCGGCGCCGGAGACCAGGAGGCCCAGGCACACCCCGAGCAGGACGGTCAGTCGAAGGATCTTCATGCCCGTACTGTGGGGTGCGCTGCGGCGTCCGATTCAGTGACTCCCGCGCCTGTGGATCGACACCGACCGGTGTCCACAGCGCCGATTGGTGAAGCGGCGCATCGCCCGCGTAGACTTTGCTCAGCAATCTGGCAGATCCAGGTTGACTTCGCACGCAGTCTTTCCGCCTCCGGGCGGGTCGGCACCCACGGTCCCTTCGGGGAGGGCGCGCCGGCGACTGGGTCAGGCGGGCCGAATCGCTCGGTCCGAACAACCTAATGCGGGCCGGGCCATGCCCAGCCCCGCGCAGAAAGGAACGGCCATGGCCGTCGTTACTACGCGCCAGCTGCTGGACAGCGGCGTTCACTTCGGGCATCAGACCCGCCGTTGGAACCCGAAGATGAAGAAGTTCATCTTCACCGAGCGCAACGGCATCTACATCATTGACCTGCAGCAGTCGCTGACCTACATCGACACTGCGTACGCCTTCGTCAAGGAGACCGTCGCCAAGGGCGGCCAGGTGCTGTTCATCGGCACCAAGAAGCAGGCCCAGGAGACCGTCGCCGAGCAGGCCACCCGCGTGGGCATGCCCTACGTGAACCAGCGCTGGCTGGGCGGCATGCTGACCAACTTCGGCACCATCAGCAAGCGGATCGCGAAGATGAAGGAGCTCGAAGGGCTCAACTTCGACGATGTGGCGTCCTCTGG
The nucleotide sequence above comes from Propionicimonas paludicola. Encoded proteins:
- a CDS encoding M23 family metallopeptidase, whose amino-acid sequence is MKILRLTVLLGVCLGLLVSGAAPAAAASAVLPVPGPVARGFDPPDRPWLSGHRGVDLRNPAGTPVRAALAGRVTFAAELAGRGVVVVSHGALRTTYEPVTARVSVGTMVGTGEVIGTLQAGHPCTGGDCLHWGLRRGEQYLNPLWLLDPGPIRLLPSSTFDEVSGPEPTWAELTPAGGPAGRPYGASPW
- the def gene encoding peptide deformylase, which translates into the protein MGIEELTTGGKLLRVTRWGEPVMHAVTRQITEFGPELQELVRDMFATMDAARGVGLAATQVGVDLALFVYDCPDENEINQVGAICNPVLTLPEGDDRNLESTEEGCLSLPGGYQPLARPDHATVTGVDPFGEPVTVHGTGLLARCLQHETDHLNGTVFGDRLSNRMRRKLYAQHEELAHLYPEDWPLTPKRSSADG
- a CDS encoding tyrosine recombinase XerC; protein product: MKSVEPVELDPAVEALLDDFAQHLTKERGCSAHTVRAYTGDLTQLFGHLARTDGPPPGQATLRDLRTWLANQHATGADRSTLQRRAAAVRTFFAWAEHTGRITTDPARGLRSPKVDRRLPPTLEIDHARRVLDDLAAAAAAAEDPAERAAALRDSAILEVLYSTGIRVSELCGLDLSDQDTERELLRVLGKGGKQRVVPLGGPARRSLDAWLGVRELLAAPGAGSAIFVGDRGGRIDPRVVRRIVHRALARIPEAPDLGPHGLRHAMATHLLEGGADLRSVQELLGHSSLATTQLYTHVTTERLRKAYQQAHPRA